A single Marinitoga aeolica DNA region contains:
- a CDS encoding sigma 54-interacting transcriptional regulator — protein MIYISKKEKYIDDIIESLEKQFNEKEEKISITELFCKDIDSADLCILEEKELLKKGERKRKNPALKNKNGNLLKKIKDKKIVLIVEDKIKGEIFEKFLEYEIIGIFRKKRLMYEFEEIGKFEKLLKEYIRNINYGLKTKGNKLYMDIPYKKLRDWKFYPDTEDVYGFYEKNKYVSIFLDPTMKDFSKKLRVIIRDFKLAMNKYSEILENINKVIEDKKNLEILDKNLSALNEKIFLPSLLIEGETGTGKTLIAEIISSVISNQIYKFSLSNISKELVDSELFGTREGAFTDAKNRKGKILTNVGKCVFLDEIAEIPTDVQTKLLLYLDDFKIRPEGLDGSPILAPAFIIAATNRDLRREINNNKFREDLYYRFKYKIKIPSLRERKEDLRFLINFILLNPYINHFDKDKNKYQIEKISLDAIEKLENYSYPGNFRELEGILKNAVNMASAENLDIILDKHIAY, from the coding sequence TTGATTTATATATCTAAAAAAGAAAAATATATTGATGATATTATTGAATCTTTAGAAAAACAATTTAATGAGAAAGAAGAAAAAATAAGTATAACAGAATTATTTTGTAAAGATATAGATTCTGCTGACTTATGCATTTTAGAAGAAAAAGAGTTATTAAAAAAAGGAGAAAGAAAAAGGAAAAATCCAGCATTAAAAAACAAAAATGGTAATCTTTTAAAAAAAATAAAAGACAAGAAAATTGTTTTAATTGTTGAAGATAAAATAAAAGGAGAAATTTTTGAAAAATTTTTAGAATATGAAATCATAGGTATATTTAGAAAAAAACGATTAATGTATGAGTTTGAGGAAATCGGGAAATTTGAAAAATTATTAAAAGAATACATCAGAAACATTAATTATGGATTAAAAACTAAAGGGAATAAATTATATATGGACATACCATATAAAAAGTTAAGAGATTGGAAATTTTATCCAGATACAGAAGATGTATATGGATTTTATGAGAAAAATAAATATGTATCAATATTTCTAGATCCAACAATGAAAGATTTTTCTAAAAAATTAAGAGTTATAATAAGGGATTTTAAATTAGCAATGAATAAATATAGTGAAATATTAGAAAACATTAATAAAGTAATTGAGGATAAAAAAAATTTAGAGATTTTGGATAAGAATTTATCCGCTTTGAATGAAAAGATATTTTTACCTTCATTGTTAATTGAAGGCGAAACAGGTACTGGAAAGACTTTAATTGCAGAAATTATTTCTTCAGTTATAAGTAATCAAATATATAAATTTTCATTATCTAATATATCTAAAGAACTTGTCGATTCTGAATTATTTGGAACAAGAGAAGGAGCTTTTACTGATGCGAAAAATAGAAAAGGTAAGATATTAACTAATGTTGGTAAATGTGTATTTTTAGATGAAATAGCAGAAATACCAACTGATGTACAAACTAAATTATTGTTATATTTAGATGACTTTAAAATAAGGCCGGAAGGATTAGATGGATCGCCTATACTGGCTCCAGCTTTTATAATTGCTGCAACTAATAGAGATTTAAGGAGAGAAATTAATAATAATAAATTTAGAGAAGATTTGTATTATAGATTTAAATATAAAATAAAAATTCCTTCATTAAGAGAAAGAAAAGAAGATTTAAGATTTTTAATTAACTTTATATTATTAAATCCATATATTAATCATTTTGATAAAGATAAAAACAAATATCAAATAGAAAAAATCTCTTTAGATGCTATTGAAAAACTAGAAAATTATAGTTATCCAGGAAACTTCAGAGAGTTAGAAGGAATACTGAAAAACGCTGTTAATATGGCTTCGGCAGAAAATTTAGATATTATTTTAGATAAACATATAGCATATTAA